In the genome of Actinomycetota bacterium, one region contains:
- a CDS encoding SDR family oxidoreductase, whose translation MPPQQSILITGATSGIGRDAALRLVRDGHLVLAGGRRPDALAELARTAGGRLEPVVLDVTDPASVEAARALVERRTGGRGLDVLVNNAGYALPGPLEALAERDLRELFDTNVFGMLAVTRAFLPAMRERGQGRVVNVGSIMGRVAMPLLGAYNASKRAVAAVTDALRMELAPFGVTVVLVEPGAVRTGFASRALAGLAPYRDPGSPYAAALAGTDAAWARVYRLAPGPASAGRTVARAATAARPAPRYVVPARNRLVVAALGALPTPAADAAKRRIMGLPARLRRPGG comes from the coding sequence ATGCCGCCACAACAGAGCATCCTGATCACGGGCGCGACCTCGGGCATCGGCCGGGACGCGGCCCTGCGGCTGGTCCGGGACGGGCACCTGGTCCTGGCCGGCGGGCGCCGGCCCGACGCCTTGGCCGAGCTGGCCCGGACGGCCGGGGGCCGGCTGGAGCCGGTGGTGCTGGACGTGACCGACCCGGCGTCGGTGGAGGCGGCCCGGGCCCTGGTCGAGCGGCGGACCGGCGGCCGGGGGCTGGACGTGCTGGTCAACAACGCCGGCTACGCCCTCCCGGGGCCGCTGGAGGCGCTGGCCGAGCGGGACCTGCGCGAGCTGTTCGACACCAACGTGTTCGGCATGCTGGCGGTGACCAGGGCGTTCCTGCCCGCGATGCGCGAGCGGGGCCAGGGCCGGGTCGTCAACGTCGGCAGCATCATGGGCCGGGTCGCCATGCCCCTGCTCGGCGCCTACAACGCCAGCAAGCGCGCCGTGGCCGCCGTCACCGACGCCCTGCGCATGGAGCTGGCCCCCTTCGGCGTCACCGTGGTCCTGGTCGAGCCGGGCGCGGTCCGGACCGGGTTCGCGTCCCGGGCCCTGGCCGGCCTCGCCCCCTACCGCGACCCCGGCTCGCCGTACGCCGCCGCCCTGGCCGGCACCGACGCCGCCTGGGCCCGGGTCTACCGCCTCGCCCCCGGCCCGGCCTCGGCCGGGCGCACGGTGGCCCGCGCCGCCACCGCCGCCCGCCCCGCCCCCCGCTACGTGGTCCCGGCCCGCAACCGCCTGGTCGTCGCCGCCCTCGGCGCCCTCCCCACCCCGGCCGCCGACGCCGCC